Proteins encoded in a region of the Leopardus geoffroyi isolate Oge1 chromosome E2, O.geoffroyi_Oge1_pat1.0, whole genome shotgun sequence genome:
- the LOC123578012 gene encoding vomeronasal type-1 receptor 4-like: MVKRDLAIGLIFLTQTTVGILGNFSLLCHYIILSFTEYRWRSTDFIHKHLIVANFLALLCKGVPQTMAAFGWKHFLSDIGCKLLLFLHRVGRGMSIGSICILSVYQAITISPGNSRWAELKVKAPRYIFPSIFLCWVLQMLVNIIFPMYLTSTLSDKNITNKKDFGYCSSVRHDKTSDLLYGLLLSFPDVLCLGLMLWASSSMVFILYRHKQRVQHIRGTNASSRTSLESRATKTILLLVSTFVYFYTLSSIFQLVMSLFDNPNLILVNVTAVMSVCFPTVSPFLLMSHNSKVPKVPRLCFAWRRNIRPPCLMKNM; the protein is encoded by the coding sequence ATGGTCAAAAGGGATCTGGCCATCGGTCTGATCTTCTTAACACAGACTACCGTTGGAATCCTGGGCAATTTCTCACTTCTTTGTCATTATATCATCCTTTCCTTCACTGAGTACAGGTGGAGGTCCACAGATTTCATTCATAAGCACCTGATTGTAGCCAACTTCTTAGCCCTACTCTGTAAAGGAGTCCCCCAGACCATGGCAGCATTTGGGTGGAAACATTTCCTCAGTGACATTGGATGCaaacttcttctctttcttcacagagtggggaggggaatgtCCATTGGTAGCATCTGCATCTTGAGCGTCTACCAGGCCATCACCATCAGCCCTGGGAACTCCAGGTGGGCAGAGCTTAAAGTTAAAGCGCCCAGATACATTTTCCCCTCTATTTTCCTGTGTTGGGTCCTGCAAATGCTGGTGAATATCATTTTCCCTATGTACTTAACGAGCACATTGAGTGATAAGAACATCACAAACAAAAAGGATTTTGGATACTGTTCTTCGGTTCGTCATGACAAAACTAGTGACTTACTGTATGGACTGTTGTTATCATTCCCCGATGTGTTATGTCTGGGGCTCATGCTCTGGGCCAGCAGCTCCATGGTTTTCATCCTGTACAGGCACAAGCAGAGAGTCCAACATATTCGAGGAACCAATGCTTCTTCCAGAACCTCCCTGGAGTCCAGAGCCACCAAAACTATCCTTCTCCTGGTGAGCACCTTTGTCTATTTTTACACCCTCTCCTCCATCTTTCAACTTGTTATGAGTCTTTTTGATAATCCCAACTTGATCCTCGTGAATGTCACTGCAGTCATGTCTGTGTGTTTCCCAACTGTCAGCCCCTTTCTGCTCATGAGCCACAACTCCAAGGTACCCAAGGTACCCAGGCTCTGCTTTGCCTGGAGAAGGAATATAAGACCTCCTTGTCTTATGAAAAATATGTAG